CGGCATATGTTATATGTTAAATAATTCTTTGAGTTTGCGTTTAATAAGAGAAACTATCATCTCTGGACTAACCTTAAGTCTTTTGGCGATCTCGTTTTCTATAATATGCCCAACCTCTCTTTGGACTTGAAAATAAGTTTTGCCGTTAAAAAGCTTCTTACCTGATTCATTTAACTCACGATATCGTTCAGCGCTTTCTAGCTCATCTATTCGTTCATCCAAACTAACAACAGCATTGCCAAATGTAATATCATCAATATAGTGCATTACCTGATAAATGAAATCCTTACCAAGGATATTACTTAAAGAAGAATGGCCAACCGATTCAGTAAGCAAAATAACATCATCATAATATCCAGCTTCTTTCAAAAACTGTGAACTTTCTTTTGCTTTTTTATTGTATTCTTCTGCTCCATATTTATTAACTGCCTCTCGTTCATTGCGTTTAAACCAATCGTGCAGTATTGCGGCTATTATCAACATATCCTGATCTTTTTCTTTAAACCCAAGTAGTTCCCCTAAAACACTAGCAACAAGCCCTTCTGTAAAACAATGATTAAAAACATTTATCCAATCGTCTACCAATCTTCCTTTATTTTTTAAAAAATTAAGTTCACGGTTGAATTTTTTTTCAAATTTTTCTTTTTGATCCGTACTCATTTAAGTAAAATTCTTTAGTATTACCTTATTCAGTAATGCCGTAGTAGAAACAAATTCTCCTTTCATTTCTTTTCTAAGACAAATTTTAATTCCATATTTATCGGCAATTTTTTGTTTTAACAGCAAAGCTTTATCATCGGGTGGCAACATATAATATGTGGGACAGATAATAGATATAATTTTTTCGTGATCAATACGTCCCTTAAGGGGTTCTTTTAAAATAACCACATAATCCACACACTCAAGGGTAGCAAGCAGTTCAGCTCTATGTTTTTCAGAAAAAACCGGGCGATTTTCACCCTTGAGTGCTTTTAAGGTTTTGTCACTACCTAATCCTACAACCAAGATATCTCCTATACTTTTGCAATAACGAAGAGCTCGAACATGCCCAATGTGAAAAATATCAAAACAGCCTGTCTTAAAAACAATTTTTTTGCTATCGTGATGAAGTCGCTTTGCAATGGTTGCCGCCTCTTTATAGGAAATAATTTTTGTTTTATATCTATTTTCCATACAGTTCATACCATTTAATCGTCTTTCTTAAACCATCTTCAAAGTTTGTCTTAGCCTTAAAATTAAACTCTTTTTCGGCCCTAGAGGTATCCAATAATCGACGTGGTTGGCCATCGGGCTTAGATTTGTCCCACGTTAACTTGCCTTTAAAATTAGCTAGTTCCGCAATTTTTTCGGCAAGATTTTTTATAGAAATCTCATTACCAGAACCTAAATTTATAGGTTCCGAATTATTATAATACACTAAAGCCTTAACTATGCCCTCGGCAGCATCTTCGGCATATAAAAATTCTCTTGTAGCTTCACCGCTACCCCACACCTCTACTGTATTTAGATTTTGTTTTTTGGCTTCAAAAACTTTTTTTATTAAAGCCGGTATGACATGAGAAGAAGCAGAATCAAAATTATCACCGGGACCATAAAGATTAACAGGCAAAAGAGTTACAGCATTAAAATTGTACTGTTGACGATAAGCAGAGGCCTGAACTGCTAACATTTTTTTAGCCAAACCATAAGGTGCATTTGTTTCTTCGGGATAACCATTCCAAAAATCTTCTTCTTTAAAAGGCGAAGGCGTAAATTTAGGATAGCTACAAATAGTTCCTACCGCTAAAAATTTTTCCACGCCGACTTGGCGAGCCGCTTCCATAAGCTGAATACCCATAATAGCGTTATCGTAAAACAAAGATGCGGGGTTTTCTTTGTTATAGCCAATTCCGCCAACTTTAGCAGCCAAATGTATAATAATATCCTGCCCAGCAACAACCTGTTCACAATTAGAACGATCTCTTAAATCGCAATCTCGGGATCTTGGAATTGTTATATTTTCTATACTGGCACCATTTTTTAATA
Above is a genomic segment from bacterium containing:
- a CDS encoding HD domain-containing protein — protein: MSTDQKEKFEKKFNRELNFLKNKGRLVDDWINVFNHCFTEGLVASVLGELLGFKEKDQDMLIIAAILHDWFKRNEREAVNKYGAEEYNKKAKESSQFLKEAGYYDDVILLTESVGHSSLSNILGKDFIYQVMHYIDDITFGNAVVSLDERIDELESAERYRELNESGKKLFNGKTYFQVQREVGHIIENEIAKRLKVSPEMIVSLIKRKLKELFNI
- a CDS encoding adenylyltransferase/cytidyltransferase family protein produces the protein MENRYKTKIISYKEAATIAKRLHHDSKKIVFKTGCFDIFHIGHVRALRYCKSIGDILVVGLGSDKTLKALKGENRPVFSEKHRAELLATLECVDYVVILKEPLKGRIDHEKIISIICPTYYMLPPDDKALLLKQKIADKYGIKICLRKEMKGEFVSTTALLNKVILKNFT
- a CDS encoding GDP-L-fucose synthase — encoded protein: MFNLASKKILLTGGAGFLGKFVVSELLKNGASIENITIPRSRDCDLRDRSNCEQVVAGQDIIIHLAAKVGGIGYNKENPASLFYDNAIMGIQLMEAARQVGVEKFLAVGTICSYPKFTPSPFKEEDFWNGYPEETNAPYGLAKKMLAVQASAYRQQYNFNAVTLLPVNLYGPGDNFDSASSHVIPALIKKVFEAKKQNLNTVEVWGSGEATREFLYAEDAAEGIVKALVYYNNSEPINLGSGNEISIKNLAEKIAELANFKGKLTWDKSKPDGQPRRLLDTSRAEKEFNFKAKTNFEDGLRKTIKWYELYGK